The genomic stretch GAAGTTTTGATTATTTCATTTCTTTTTACTTGTGCTTATATTTCAAGATATGGAATAGAAGTAATTGCACGCATGTGTGAAGTTTTAATGCCGGGGATTGTGCTTATAATTATTGTTTTGAGCTTTTTTGTATACCAAAGACTTGACTTTTCAAATCTTCTTCCTGTTTTAAACATTCCTTTTACAAAACTTATTAAGGGTATTGGTACAACAATTTTTAGCTTTCTTGGTTTTGAAGTATTTTTATTTTTTATGCCATATGTGAGGCGAAAGGACAAGCTAATCAAGAGTGCTTTTTTTGGATTTCTTGTTACGATTTTGCTCTACGAGGTTATAGTAATCTTTGCGACAGCTGATTTTGGTTCAAAAGTAGTACAAACCATGGTATGGCCGACACTAAATCTTTTTAGAGATGTGACAGTTTTGGAAATAGTTATTGAAAGACCTGAAAGTATTGTTGTTTCCTTATGGATGATTACAACCTACACCACAGAGATTATATTTTTAATGACAACAGGGTTGATTTTGGCAAGAATTTTTAACACGAAAGAACATAATTTCTTTGTATTCATTCAGCTGCCATTTATTTATATATTATCATTGATACCACAAAATATAGCAGAGACACAAAAATTTATGGATTATTTTAGCTACTTTTTTGCATTTTTTGTTGTATTGTTATTACCTTTAATAACTCTCATTACTCTCTTAATCAAAAAGAAGGTGAAAAAATATGAAACATAGCAAAAAAGTAGTATTAGGTACTTTAATTATTTTTTCAATACTTTTTTTGTCAGGTTGCTGGGATAGGGTTGAGATAGAAGACAGAGGTTACATTCTTGCACTTGGTGTTGACAAATATGACCCAAGTGATTTGAACAAGTACGAAACAAGTGAATATATTAATCTTGACAGAAACACTCAAAAATTTTCTCCAGAACAAAAAAAGCCAGATATAAAGACTAACCAGAAGGGTATTGACCCGCAAACAAAAAGAAAGGTAAAACCCCCTCTTCCAAGTAGTAAAAATCAATACAAGTTTGCAGTGACAGTACTTTTCCCAAACCTCAGAACTATAGGAAAGGATTCAAAGCCAGATGAACAAATGAGATTTTTATTTGTAAGACCTACAAATAATGTTGTTGGAATTAGAAACTATCTTGAGAGAGAGATAAACAAAAGGCTATATTATGGATATTTAAAAGTGGTTGTTTTTGGGAAAGACCTTGCTAAAGACCCTGCACTTGTAAGAGAGGCTTTAGATGGACTTAATAGAGAAAGTGATATTCCACAGAACACATTTTTACTTGTTTCTGAAACAACAGCAAGGGATATCCTTAATACCATGCCACTTGTCCAACCTGTAACTGGTATTCATCTTTTTGAGATATCAAAAAGCGCTTCAATTTATGGTAGGGTTATTGATACCCCATTGAGTCAAGTTGTAAATAGTTTTATAAATTCAAACTGTGCAGTTATCTCAAGAGTAGAGCCTGGAATTGAAACATTGAAAATAGCTGGTGCCGCTGTATTTAAAAACTTTAAATTTGTAGGGTGGATGGATGAAAAGCAGCTTCAAGTCTATAAGCTTCTGATGGGAAAAGCTAAGCATACATTTATTGACGATTTAAAATACAAATCTTCCTATATTCCGTTTGTGACAACAGAGATACAGGTAAAGAAAAAAATAAAGAAAAATAAAGGTAAATTATGGATTATATATAACTTAAGGATAGAAGGAGAAGTTACTGAATTTGTTTTCAAAAGTGATTATAAAGTTTTGGATGATCCTATGAGAAGGTATATACAAACTGAACTGAATAGAATAATAAAACAAAGGTCACAACAACTATGTTATATGTTAAATGTAAAATACAATGCAGATGTATTGGCAATAGGTGATTTCATATCTAAACACAGACCAAAAGAATGGGAAAAGCTAAAGAAAAACTGGGATACTGAGCTAAAGAAAATTAAAATAGAAGTCATACCGGATGTGAGACTTCGAAGAAGTGGAACAGTATTTTAATTTTTGTGTATAAAAAGTGTTTTTAGAGTAAATGCTAAAAATAGAAATAAAACTGAGAGAGGTAAAAATATATGTCAAAAAGATTTTTCTTTTCTAAACATTATATTTTGCCTACAATTTTTTCGATAATAATATTTACAATAATTTATGGATATTTGAGCTTTGAACAAATTGATGGTTTACAAAGAAATCTATCAAAATCAGTTTTAAGACTTCATATCTTAGCAAACAGTAACTCAAAAGAAGACCAGAAACTAAAAATTTATGTGCGGGATAAACTTATAGAATTTTTATCAAGAAATATTGATTTTTCAAAGAGTAAATATGAGGTTATAAAAGAAATCAGTAATAAAAAGTTGCAGATTGAAGATTACATTGAGAAAGCTATAAAGGAAAGAGGAAAAAATTATGATGTGAAGGTAAGTATTCAAAGAGATCTGTTTCCAAATAGGGTTTATAGCAATTTTCTTTTTCCCTCTGGCATATATGACTGTGTTAGAGTTTTTATAGGCGATGGTAAAGGAAAGAACTGGTGGTGTGTTATATTTCCGCCTCTTTGCATAGTAGACGAGGCAAAGTTAGAGCTTCCAACTGAGGCTAAAAAAGAGCTCAAAAGTTCACTTTCCAGAAAAGAGTATTTGATTGCAACAAGTTATGGAAGCATAGATAAGATGCCTGTAAAGCTGAGACTCAAAATATATGAGATTTTAAAAACAAAATTTTACAAAGAGGCATGGTTTAAACGAATCTTTAGAAGTATATAGAATTCAGATTACAGTATTATATAGTATTTCGGAAAGCTCTTTTGGCAAAGCTTTTTGTAAGCTTGCTGAAGGAGCTTTTTATTTTTTGACATTTAGAGTATTTAAAAAATATAGTATTTTTTGATATACTTAATAACGTAATAATCAAAAATCTCAAAGTAATAGGAGGAAGATTTAATGAACTTGAAAGAGAAATTCAGACATGTTTTGAACTTTCCCAAAGAGGGTATAGATTTTATTGACATAACAACAGTTTTGCAGGACAAGGACGCGTTCAAATACGCTATAGACTCTTTAGTAAATTTGGTTAAAGACCTTGACTTTGAACTTATTGTTGGACCAGAATCGAGAGGTTTTATATTTGGAGCACCTGTTGCGTATGTGCTGAACAAAGGGCTTGTTCTTGTTAGAAAAAAAGGTAAACTTCCTTACAAAACAGTCTCTGTTGAATATGAGCTTGAATATGGAAAAGATGTACTTGAGATGCACATTGATGCTATAAAACCTGGTCAGAAGGTTGTGATAATTGACGACCTTTTGGCAACAGGAGGCACAACACTTTCAAATATAAAGCTTGTTGAGAAACTTGGTGGTGAGGTTGTGGGTATTGCATACCTTGTTGAACTCACATACTTGGGTGGAAGAGAGAATTTAAAAGGATACGACGTCAGGTCTGTTGTACAGTTTGAATCTTCTTTGATATAAAACAAGTGGACCTAAATAGAGGTCCATCGAGGTGAATTTAGATTTGAGCGACAAGTTAAATGAGCTTATAGAAAGGGTAAAAAAGTATGCATCAGAAGAAGATATAAATCTTATTAAAAAAGCATTTGAATTTGCACAAAAGCATCATGATGGACAGTCAAGAAACTCTGGCGAACCATATATATTGCATCCTCTTGAGGTTGCATTAATTTTAGCAGATTTAGAACTTGATATTCCATCAATTGTTGCAGGACTGTTGCATGATGTTGTGGAGGATACTTCTGCGTCTTTAGAAGATGTAGAGAGAGAGTTTGGAAAGGAAATAGCTGAGCTTGTGGATGGTGTCACAAAACTTGGCAAACTTGAATTTACCAGTAAACTTGAGAGACAGGTAGAAAACTATCGAAAAATGCTCATTGCGATGGCGAAGGATATAAGGGTGATTTTGATAAAACTTGCAGATAGGCTCCACAATATGCGAACCTTAAAGTATCTTCCACCTGAAAAACAGAGACAAAAAGCTCAGGAAACAATTGACATATATGCTCCGCTTGCTCATAGGCTTGGAATTTCAAAAATAAAGTGGGAGCTTGAAGATTTGTCACTGCGCTATCTTGACCCTGAGGGATATTATGACCTTGTTGAAAAGATTGCAAAAAAGAGGGTAGAAAGAGAAGAGTATATAAAGAGGATTATTTCGCTTATCTCAGAAAAACTTAAAGAGGCAAATATTGAGGTTGGTCAGATAGACGGACGACCGAAGCATTTTTACAGCATCTATCGTAAAATGAAAGAGCAAGGTAAAACTTTAGAGGAGATTTATGACCTTTTTGCTATTAGAATCATTGTAAATTCAGTAAAAGATTGTTATGGAGTTCTGGGAATAATTCATACATTGTTCAAACCCATGCCTGGCAGGTTTAAAGACTACATTGCAATGCCAAAACCGAACATGTACCAGTCACTTCACACAACCGTGATAGGACCTGAAGGTGAGCCTTTTGAAGTACAGATAAGAACATTTGATATGCATAGGACAGCCGAGTATGGTATTGCTGCTCACTGGAAGTACAAAGAAGGAAGAATTAAATCAACTGATGAAGATGAGAAGTTTGCTTGGCTTAGAGAACTTCTGGAGTGGCAGAAAGAGCTCAAAGATGCAAAAGAGTTTATGGAGTCGTTAAAAATAAACCTGTTTTCTGATGAGGTTTTTGTATTTACTCCGAAAGGCGATGTTATAAGTCTACCACAGGGTTCAACGCCGATAGACTTTGCATATGCAATTCACAGTGAGATAGGCAACAAGATGGCAGGTGCAAAAGTAAACGGCAAACTTGTTCCCATTGATTATGAGCTTAAAAATGGTGATATTGTTGAGATTATTACATCACCCAATGTCCATGGTCCAAGCCAGGACTGGCTCAAGATTGTCAAAAGTCCTCAGGCAAAGAGCAAAATAAACGCATGGTTTAAAAAAGAGAGAAAAGAAGAGAATATTCAAAAAGGCAAAGATATATTGGAAAAGGAACTCAAAAAACTCAACCTTCCTTTACAATTTGCTCTAAAAGAGGATGTGCTGCAGACGGTTTCGCAAAGATATGGCTATAGAACCCCTGAGGACATGTTTGCTGCACTTGGGTATGGTGGTATTACAGCTACTAAAATAGCACTGAGGATAAAAGAAGAGATAAAAAAATACATTAAAGAAGATGAGCAAAAAGAATTTCAGATTGAAAAGCCAAAACCTGCGAAAACTTCTTCAAATAACGGAATACTTGTAAAAGGTGTTGAAAATGTTCTTGTGAGGTTTGCAAAATGTTGTAACCCGGTACCTGGCGATAAAGTTATAGGATACATCACAAGGGGAAGAGGCGTTTCAATCCACAGGCGTGACTGTCCAAATGTTGAACAGTATTTAAAAGAGCCAGAGAGGATTGTTGAGGCTGAGTGGAACGTTACGAAAGATGCAAAGTTTGACGCTACAATCAACGTTCTTGCAAATGATAGGACAGGAATACTTATGGATATCACAAACTTGCTTGGTGAGAACAAGATTTCGGTTAAGGCTATCCAGGGAAGGACCACACGAGATAGGATTGCCAATATCAATCTTACTGTTGAAATAAGTTCAACAGAGCAGCTTGAGAAGATTATAAGAAAGCTGAGGAAGATTGACAGTGTATTTGAGGTCCAGCGTGTAAAAGGAGGCTAAAAGACATTGAGAGCTGTCGTTCAAAGAGTAAAGGAAGCTTTTGTAATAGTTGACGGCAAAGAGGTTGGAAGAATTCA from Caldicellulosiruptor kronotskyensis 2002 encodes the following:
- a CDS encoding GerAB/ArcD/ProY family transporter: MIINDNDKISSFQCFVLLVSVMIGIGIMFMPASVAKASEQNGWFVVVLGGILSFLVFLLIFRVTMINPDLTIIELLNKAFGKILGTVLSFIYVVYFVIFSAFETRLIAETAKEFLFTLTPNEVLIISFLFTCAYISRYGIEVIARMCEVLMPGIVLIIIVLSFFVYQRLDFSNLLPVLNIPFTKLIKGIGTTIFSFLGFEVFLFFMPYVRRKDKLIKSAFFGFLVTILLYEVIVIFATADFGSKVVQTMVWPTLNLFRDVTVLEIVIERPESIVVSLWMITTYTTEIIFLMTTGLILARIFNTKEHNFFVFIQLPFIYILSLIPQNIAETQKFMDYFSYFFAFFVVLLLPLITLITLLIKKKVKKYET
- a CDS encoding Ger(x)C family spore germination protein, encoding MKHSKKVVLGTLIIFSILFLSGCWDRVEIEDRGYILALGVDKYDPSDLNKYETSEYINLDRNTQKFSPEQKKPDIKTNQKGIDPQTKRKVKPPLPSSKNQYKFAVTVLFPNLRTIGKDSKPDEQMRFLFVRPTNNVVGIRNYLEREINKRLYYGYLKVVVFGKDLAKDPALVREALDGLNRESDIPQNTFLLVSETTARDILNTMPLVQPVTGIHLFEISKSASIYGRVIDTPLSQVVNSFINSNCAVISRVEPGIETLKIAGAAVFKNFKFVGWMDEKQLQVYKLLMGKAKHTFIDDLKYKSSYIPFVTTEIQVKKKIKKNKGKLWIIYNLRIEGEVTEFVFKSDYKVLDDPMRRYIQTELNRIIKQRSQQLCYMLNVKYNADVLAIGDFISKHRPKEWEKLKKNWDTELKKIKIEVIPDVRLRRSGTVF
- a CDS encoding stage II sporulation protein R — its product is MSKRFFFSKHYILPTIFSIIIFTIIYGYLSFEQIDGLQRNLSKSVLRLHILANSNSKEDQKLKIYVRDKLIEFLSRNIDFSKSKYEVIKEISNKKLQIEDYIEKAIKERGKNYDVKVSIQRDLFPNRVYSNFLFPSGIYDCVRVFIGDGKGKNWWCVIFPPLCIVDEAKLELPTEAKKELKSSLSRKEYLIATSYGSIDKMPVKLRLKIYEILKTKFYKEAWFKRIFRSI
- a CDS encoding adenine phosphoribosyltransferase, with the translated sequence MNLKEKFRHVLNFPKEGIDFIDITTVLQDKDAFKYAIDSLVNLVKDLDFELIVGPESRGFIFGAPVAYVLNKGLVLVRKKGKLPYKTVSVEYELEYGKDVLEMHIDAIKPGQKVVIIDDLLATGGTTLSNIKLVEKLGGEVVGIAYLVELTYLGGRENLKGYDVRSVVQFESSLI
- a CDS encoding RelA/SpoT family protein, which produces MNLDLSDKLNELIERVKKYASEEDINLIKKAFEFAQKHHDGQSRNSGEPYILHPLEVALILADLELDIPSIVAGLLHDVVEDTSASLEDVEREFGKEIAELVDGVTKLGKLEFTSKLERQVENYRKMLIAMAKDIRVILIKLADRLHNMRTLKYLPPEKQRQKAQETIDIYAPLAHRLGISKIKWELEDLSLRYLDPEGYYDLVEKIAKKRVEREEYIKRIISLISEKLKEANIEVGQIDGRPKHFYSIYRKMKEQGKTLEEIYDLFAIRIIVNSVKDCYGVLGIIHTLFKPMPGRFKDYIAMPKPNMYQSLHTTVIGPEGEPFEVQIRTFDMHRTAEYGIAAHWKYKEGRIKSTDEDEKFAWLRELLEWQKELKDAKEFMESLKINLFSDEVFVFTPKGDVISLPQGSTPIDFAYAIHSEIGNKMAGAKVNGKLVPIDYELKNGDIVEIITSPNVHGPSQDWLKIVKSPQAKSKINAWFKKERKEENIQKGKDILEKELKKLNLPLQFALKEDVLQTVSQRYGYRTPEDMFAALGYGGITATKIALRIKEEIKKYIKEDEQKEFQIEKPKPAKTSSNNGILVKGVENVLVRFAKCCNPVPGDKVIGYITRGRGVSIHRRDCPNVEQYLKEPERIVEAEWNVTKDAKFDATINVLANDRTGILMDITNLLGENKISVKAIQGRTTRDRIANINLTVEISSTEQLEKIIRKLRKIDSVFEVQRVKGG